The region AAGCAGTTTGGTTCGGGATAAATTGTCGGTTACAGGATAACCGGAAGTTGCTCCCAGATAGACAAGCCCACCATAGATCACCAACAGACAAAAAGCAGCAATAAGTCCTGCCATAACAGTCATTTTCACTCTTTGGCTAACCTTAGTAAATCCTTTTTCGGTAATAGTGGTAATAATAATGCCGGCAAAAATAACAGCGGATAGTACATCCATTGTTTGGTAACCCTCATGAAATCCTAATGCAAAACTTTCCCCGTGGCTAAGAGTAGATGCTGCAGGAGCCCCTGGTGAATAAACAATACCAACAGCTATAAGGATAAGTAATAAGAGGATAAGTACGGGTGTGAGATATTTCCCGATAATATCAACAATTTTGCTTGGAGAGATTGCAAGAAAACCTGTTACAGCAAAAAATATTACAGCACTAATAATAGGTGAAAGTTCAGGGAATACGGGTTGTAATCCTATTTCGAAAGTAGTTGCTCCGGTACGTGGAATTCCGATTAAGGGACCGATTAGCCAGATGATGATAAACGCAAGTATGGTTATCATTTTCTTATTAACCCGTTTCCCGATATCTGTAAAGTTATGCCCGATTTGTACTACGGCAATTAAACTAATCAATGGAGCAATAATTCCTGTGGTGATAAATCCTACAATGGCATAGAACCATTCTGATCCGGATTTTAATCCTATAAAAGGGGGTAAAATAAGATTTCCTGCGCCAAAAAACATGGCAAAAAGGGCAAATCCAAGGGTGATAATAGCGCCGTTGTTGTTTCTCACGTTGTAATATTTTCGGTGTGCAATTAAATAAAAAACACCAAAGAATCCAATTCTTCGGTGTTTTCATTCAGTATAAAACTGTATATCTTAGTTCTTAGCGAATTTCTTGTATTTATTCATGAACTTATCAACTCTACCAGCAGTGTCAACTAATTTAACTTTACCTGTGTAGAATGGGTGAGAAGTACTAGAGATTTCCATTTTTACCAATGGATACTCTACACCATCAACTACCAAAGTATCTTTGGTTTCAGCAGTAGATCTTGTAATGAAAACTTCATCGTTGCTCATATCTTTAAAAGCAACTAATCTGTAATTGGATGGATGGATATCTTTTTTCATTGTCTTAATAATTAGACCGCAAAATTATAAATATTTTTTTAAATGGCAAAATATTTTTATTAATTAAAAAAATGATTTAGACGGTTTTAACTTTCCAGAGGTATATTCTTCAAAATTAATAGACTTTAAAATGAATGTTTATGCTAGTTTGCTGTTATTTAGTTGTTTATCCGGAAGGGGTGGAAATATTTTAAAAAGAACAATTATTCTGCTTTTTTGTTCATGTCTTTAATTAGTCCCATTGCGAAAAAACCAATGATTACAATGGCAATGATTATACAAGCCCATACAAAGAAAGGTGTCTGCCAAAATGCTTTTCCTGTTTCTGGATGCGTGGAATGATTCGTTTCTTTCAGATCAGTAATCGTAGCATCAGGATAATTCTGGTTAAGATTAATTCCGGAGTTTACTAAATCATATCGCGGGGCAGACAACTGGGGATTAATATCCAACGTATAAGTTTCTCCTGCTTTCAGATCTGCCAGAATCTTCTTTTGAAATTGGAAGAGGTTTATTTTCGTTATATCTAATGGGGGATTATCCTGATTATTTATTTCTATGATCAGTTCTTTTGTGAATAAATCAGGAAATCCGAAATGGTTATTACTTTTAGATCTAATCTGAAAAGCAACAAACTCTTCTCTGTAATTTTCGGTTTTCCTTTTGTAAACTCTGGACTTATTAATTAATATCCGGGCATCGCGCTGATAAAAAGAAGGTGAAAGAATATCAAAGCTAATTCCGTTTATTACCTGCTCATTTGGGAAAGTAATTGTAATAATGCTCTGTTTACTATTCTTGTCCGTGGTTATTTTTTGCTCAAAGTTTTGTAATGCGGTTTTAGCATTGGCTACAACATTGTCATATTCTAATCCGGCTTCCAGTACATTAATGGGTAAAGAATTCTTGTCTAGAAAATCGAATTTTAAAAATTTATAGTTGTTTAAAGGAAATGAGAAATTCTTTTCCACTGATGTTTTTCCGGGTTCATTAAGACCGGATATAATCTGATTGTCAACAAGTCCAAACCATTCTTTTTGGTCGTTGCTTCCACTGATGTTGTATTTCTTTTCTATTTCTGTATTGGCAATCTTTAGGGTAAGATTATCCAGATTAACGGTATTCTCATTAGAGATAATAACAGAAGTTACAACATTGGGAATTATATTTCTGGAGCTTATCGGAAATTGTCTGAAATCAGATTTTTTGAAATTTCCATTTCTCACGATATAAGGAGCTTCATTGTGCTTGGAATCGAAAATCCTTATAAAATCCGTATTATTGTGGGTTGCAGCTATAACATCCGGAGATAGCACAATCTGATGTAGTCCGTTTTCTTTTATATTTCCTATTTTACCCTGATAGTTTTGTGCATGAAGGACAGAGGAACCTATTAACACGGGCAATAGTTTAATTATTCTCTTTATCATTTGGTTTGCTGGATTCATCAATAACTAGTTTTTTTATTTTTTGGTAAACAAATGATATAATAAGGATAAGAACCCCTAGTAAAATAAAGGCTATAATCTTCCCTGTCTCTGATACATTTTTGATATC is a window of Elizabethkingia anophelis R26 DNA encoding:
- the brnQ gene encoding branched-chain amino acid transport system II carrier protein, yielding MRNNNGAIITLGFALFAMFFGAGNLILPPFIGLKSGSEWFYAIVGFITTGIIAPLISLIAVVQIGHNFTDIGKRVNKKMITILAFIIIWLIGPLIGIPRTGATTFEIGLQPVFPELSPIISAVIFFAVTGFLAISPSKIVDIIGKYLTPVLILLLLILIAVGIVYSPGAPAASTLSHGESFALGFHEGYQTMDVLSAVIFAGIIITTITEKGFTKVSQRVKMTVMAGLIAAFCLLVIYGGLVYLGATSGYPVTDNLSRTKLLLHISNSVLGQYGTYIISVAIALACLTTAIALTSAFASFMEKITNGKSGYKVNVIFCCVLAAILSVKGVDEIINYAGILLGFVYPVVFALVMYLVFFGKIIKSKAPYVAAVIISTLVSSLTVFQYYGIAENFITSLKDRLPLVQHNMEWVLPSFLAFIITALFTKNNTFATQE
- a CDS encoding type B 50S ribosomal protein L31; this translates as MKKDIHPSNYRLVAFKDMSNDEVFITRSTAETKDTLVVDGVEYPLVKMEISSTSHPFYTGKVKLVDTAGRVDKFMNKYKKFAKN